The Streptococcaceae bacterium ESL0687 genome has a segment encoding these proteins:
- a CDS encoding MarR family transcriptional regulator codes for MSEISRNLLGLFMQIVHKPDLMMAVQGVTDKRRINEDGSHRGSRGLLLYLEKKGDGLTNSEIADTSSIKPSSVTAMVKQLEQDDLIYRLVDEDDKRISRIYLTSKGRQDVKERKKHVDKVTEEIFASLTLKEQEELFHLLTKLDSSLETKGKVSKKCISDL; via the coding sequence ATGTCTGAAATAAGTAGAAATCTGCTGGGTCTCTTTATGCAAATTGTCCATAAACCAGATCTTATGATGGCAGTTCAAGGAGTTACAGACAAGCGAAGAATAAATGAAGACGGTAGCCACAGGGGCTCTAGAGGCCTACTTCTTTACCTGGAAAAAAAGGGAGACGGGCTTACCAATTCAGAAATCGCAGATACCTCTAGCATAAAGCCATCAAGTGTTACAGCCATGGTCAAGCAGCTGGAGCAGGACGATTTAATTTATAGACTCGTTGATGAGGATGACAAGAGGATTAGTCGTATCTATTTGACTTCTAAGGGTAGACAGGACGTTAAGGAGCGCAAGAAACACGTAGATAAGGTTACTGAGGAGATATTTGCTTCATTGACCTTAAAGGAGCAAGAGGAGCTTTTTCATTTGCTGACCAAGCTTGATTCTTCCTTGGAGACTAAGGGTAAGGTGTCAAAAAAGTGTATAAGTGACCTTTAA